The sequence AGTATTTATAACCTTTGTTGACCATATGATTCCTGAAACGATTGAGATTGTGAGAAAACAGAATCCTACAAGAGAAGCTCTGGAATTCATCCCATCGAGGATTTCCAGAGAGGGAAGACGATTATAAATAATACCAAATTTTTTTCCTTTTATATCGTAGAAAAGCATAAGGTACATCAGACTGTAGAGTGCAGCGATAATGAGGGAAGAATAACCAATCAGGGCTGAACCAGTATGGATCCCGAGATGGAAGTTTTTTAACAAAGGATTAATTTTCGGAGGAATTGATATAAATGCCGATGAAGTTGTTTGAAATAAAAACACGACTATAAGAATGAAAAAACCTGTTGATTTCTCTCCGATTTTCTGTTCAATAAAAAAATAAATTATGACAATGGCAAGGGAGAGGAATGTGAGGAGTTCAAACAGAGAGGCTATGGGGAAATGTTTAAATACAATTGTTCGGAGAATGATACTTGAGGCATGGATGGAAATAGCCATTAGAATCAGGGGTTTTAAAGTTTTCTCAAAAAAACTTTCTTTTTTGAAAAAATAAATCCCATAAAAAATTGTTGTAATTACATAGAGAACTGGTAATAGTGTATTTAATGCACTTATTAGAGCTTTCATGAAAAATTAATATGAATTAATCAATATATCATAAATAAGGAAAAAAATAAAATTTTATGTTTAAACAATTAAAAGCGTTTATTTAAATCAGTGTTTCAAATTGCCCTTCCTACTCAGAAAAGGAGGGCTTTTTTTACAGTGACTCCGATTTCTGCGGGGCTTTTTACCACATGGACTCCTGCTCCTTCAAGAGCTTTCATTTTTTCTACAGCAGTTCCTTTTCCCCCAGATATTATAGCTCCTGCATGTCCCATCCTTCTTCCCGGAGGAGCAGTCTGACCTGCAATGAAACTTACAACAGGTTTTTTAAATTCTTTTTTTATGTATTCAGCAGCTTCCTCCTCTGCTGTTCCACCGATTTCTCCTATAAGGACAACTGCCTCAGTTTCCTTATCTTCATTAAACAGCTTTAATATATCTATGAATGAAGAGCCAACTATCGGGTCACCTCCGATACCAACTGCTGTGGATTGCCCATAGCCTAATTTAGTTATTTGATCAACTGCCTCATAAGTTAAAGTTCCTGAGCGTGACACAATCCCTACGCTTCCTTCTTTATGGATATGGCCTGGCATTATTCCCATTTTACATTTTCCAGGGGAGATAACTCCAGGACAGTTCGGGCCGATCAATCTTGATTTTTTATCCTTTAAATAAGCTTTTATTTTTACTAAATCCAATGCAGGAATTCCCTCAGTTATACAGACAATTAAATCCATTCCAGCATCAGCAGCTTCACAAACAGCATCCGCAGCAAAAGCAGATGGAACAAATATGATTGAAGCATTTGCTTCATTCTTTTCTTTTGCTTCTCTTACAGTATTGTAAACAGAAACTCCTAAATGGACTGAGCCCCCCTTTCCAGGTGTAACACCTGCAACTACTTTTGTTCCATAATTTATCATCTGTTGAGTATGAAAGGAACCTTCTCTTCCAGTAATTCCCTGAACAACCACTCTTGTGTCTTTGTCAATCAGAATACTCATCGAGTATCTCTTTTTTTGCTAAACTTACAGCCATTTCAGCTGCTTCCTTCATTGTTGATGCCACTGAAAAATTTAACCCTGATTTTTTCAAAAGATCTTGCGCTATGTTCACATTTGTTCCTTCGAGTCTTACCACCATTGGAATTTTAATTCCAATTTCTTTTGCAACATTTATAACTCCCTGAGCCACTATGTCACATCTCATAATTCCACCGAAAATGTTTATTAAAGCTGCACGGACATTTTTATCCGAGATGAGAATTTTGAATGCATTTCTTACCTGTTCTTCATTTGCTCCGCCACCCACATCTAAAAAATTAGCAGGCTCTCCTCCATAATGCTTAATTATGTCCATTGTTGCCATTGCAAGCCCTGCGCCATTGACCATGCATCCAACACTTCCATTTAATTTTATATAGTTAAGATTATATTTAGAGGCTTCCACTTCAAGGGGGTCCTCTTCGTAGATGTCTCTCATCTCGAGGATTTCAGGATGTCGGAAAAGGGCATTGTCATCAAAGTTCATCTTTGCATCAAGGGCAATAACTCTTTTATCTTTGGTTAGAATTAAGGGGTTTATCTCTGCTAAAGATGAATCTTCTGATTCAAACGCTCTGAAGAGGGAGAGTATAAATTTTGTTGCTTCTAAAAACTCTGG is a genomic window of Acidobacteriota bacterium containing:
- the sucC gene encoding ADP-forming succinate--CoA ligase subunit beta, which encodes MKIHEYQAKKILANFGVTIPEGDVADTPQRAKEIALELKRPVVIKAQIHAGGRGKAGGIKIANTPEEAEKIADEMLGKKLVTYQTGPEGKIVRKVLVEESLDIEKELYLGIVLDRVKECPVVMASPEGGVEIEKTAEEHPELIFKEWTNPATGLLPFQARNLALAIGLKGPEFLEATKFILSLFRAFESEDSSLAEINPLILTKDKRVIALDAKMNFDDNALFRHPEILEMRDIYEEDPLEVEASKYNLNYIKLNGSVGCMVNGAGLAMATMDIIKHYGGEPANFLDVGGGANEEQVRNAFKILISDKNVRAALINIFGGIMRCDIVAQGVINVAKEIGIKIPMVVRLEGTNVNIAQDLLKKSGLNFSVASTMKEAAEMAVSLAKKEILDEYSD
- the ccsA gene encoding cytochrome c biogenesis protein CcsA translates to MKALISALNTLLPVLYVITTIFYGIYFFKKESFFEKTLKPLILMAISIHASSIILRTIVFKHFPIASLFELLTFLSLAIVIIYFFIEQKIGEKSTGFFILIVVFLFQTTSSAFISIPPKINPLLKNFHLGIHTGSALIGYSSLIIAALYSLMYLMLFYDIKGKKFGIIYNRLPSLEILDGMNSRASLVGFCFLTISIVSGIIWSTKVINTRWITDLKIIFVFFTWMIFGFSVLTKKYSGWAGKRTALLSFSGFLVLLFSLIIVNLFLTKFHVF
- the sucD gene encoding succinate--CoA ligase subunit alpha gives rise to the protein MSILIDKDTRVVVQGITGREGSFHTQQMINYGTKVVAGVTPGKGGSVHLGVSVYNTVREAKEKNEANASIIFVPSAFAADAVCEAADAGMDLIVCITEGIPALDLVKIKAYLKDKKSRLIGPNCPGVISPGKCKMGIMPGHIHKEGSVGIVSRSGTLTYEAVDQITKLGYGQSTAVGIGGDPIVGSSFIDILKLFNEDKETEAVVLIGEIGGTAEEEAAEYIKKEFKKPVVSFIAGQTAPPGRRMGHAGAIISGGKGTAVEKMKALEGAGVHVVKSPAEIGVTVKKALLF